The sequence ATGATTGCACCCAAAACCTTATGTGGATCTCTAGACGCCATGGTGATCTCTTGCCCTAAAAGCACTGGCCATCTCCTCCACCACCAGCTTTCCAGAGCGCTCCGCTTCCCTAACCGCAGCGGCTACATTATCCACCACCTTCTTTGCCGGAGCTGGTTTGATCACCGGCCGATAGTGATGCAAAGGCATAGAATTGGAGTCCAAGTAAGACAGGACCACCACCATAATCACACATGCTGCAAACATCGGTATCGGCCCAAaactccaaaataaaaaaaccatagCAAAGTAAAGCAACCTCAACCCAACCTGCCAGAAATTATTCCCCCTTATCACTGCCGCCTGAACAAGACTCACCGGCAAATCCGTATTGGGTGTACTTATAAAGAAATCGGCCTGAACAAAGCACCTCGCCGCCTGGATGAACGTCAAGAAGGCAAGAATGAAAGATAAGAGCATGGTTATGTACTTGAGGGAATCGGTGGCGGCGCTTGAGTCTCCGAGTATAAACACGTTCCTGAAGAGATTACTGGATGAGCTTCCCACCAATGCTCCTATCAGGGAGCTTAGTGTAAGACAAATGGTAGCTAAGCAAATTGCACTTGTTGTGTTTGTTGATATCACTGAAAGTGCCAAACTTAGATGAGATGAATCACCCTGCATAAGAAATACCCATTAGCTGCAATCGAATATTATGTTCGCGatcgtttcacctaaaagctcgaacCATTATGAAAAGGCAACATATATACCTCCATCATGCACTTAACCCAACTCTTCTTGTTGAGGTTCTCATAGCCGATGGTGGTTGCTTTGGGATTTGTTCGGACTCTGT is a genomic window of Macadamia integrifolia cultivar HAES 741 chromosome 13, SCU_Mint_v3, whole genome shotgun sequence containing:
- the LOC122060226 gene encoding uncharacterized protein LOC122060226, giving the protein MAFGVQYLDLILVPGGLLIMFTYHLYLIYRVRTNPKATTIGYENLNKKSWVKCMMEGDSSHLSLALSVISTNTTSAICLATICLTLSSLIGALVGSSSSNLFRNVFILGDSSAATDSLKYITMLLSFILAFLTFIQAARCFVQADFFISTPNTDLPVSLVQAAVIRGNNFWQVGLRLLYFAMVFLFWSFGPIPMFAACVIMVVVLSYLDSNSMPLHHYRPVIKPAPAKKVVDNVAAAVREAERSGKLVVEEMASAFRARDHHGV